The following is a genomic window from Cotesia glomerata isolate CgM1 unplaced genomic scaffold, MPM_Cglom_v2.3 scaffold_18, whole genome shotgun sequence.
aaaaaattattttttgctgaacaaatgacaatcaattaaatttttccgcTTCTCAAGTATTGTAACTTAGTAtgtactttaatatttttttaagcaaagcATGTGACGTAaaaacctgaaaaaaaaaacactaagaacagtaaaaaaaatctttgattttaaaattgattttttaatcaaatcagttttatcattaaaatattttttaattatcaatcaattttaattatcataaatattagtGTATTACTGGAAAGGTTAGTTGTTTTTGGAATCAATAAAACGTCGAATAATTCTATTTTacttgtataattatataccttgttattgatatttaattgtttagtaATTCAATTTACTTTTTCAGATTTTAATTGTTGACTCAAATGGGGCCTAAAGCAAAAGTCAGTGTAGAAGAGGCAGTaaatgctttaaaaaaatatattaaatacttCATTCCCCCGGAAAAACCGAAATGGTCTGCTGATATTTGGAAAACACTTGCGAAAGAATTAGACTTCAAATGGGATCATAACGCTGTACGTACTCATGTCAATAACAATCGACGAAATATATTGACAGTAGCTCTACAAGAATGTGGGTATTTTACCGAAGAAGTAAAAGTTGAATCGAATATTGATAATggtgaaaatgaaaatattgattatagTGATGGTAGTAATAGTGAGGATGAAGACAATATTAATGATCCCGATTACTGCGCCCATTCAGCATATTTCAATGACTTAGATGAAATTGATGAATTTGATGTTGAAATTTGTAGAGACCTGTGGAACACTATCGTAGAACCAAGCATCGATAAAAATGACCATCAAatcatgaaattaaaaaaaaaaagtttggactGATGCTATTGCTTTTGCATTTTGGGAACAATATCGCTTAAAATGTGTCTTTATATTCGATAAAGGGAGAATATGCTTAAAcggtaataattatattactatTCATGCCCACCGTAAGAGCAAAAAATGCAATAACCGTTTACTTGGTTATGTCGAAGACATTCCTTACGATGACGGTcctgtatttataaaaataaaatgtcgtGATACTCGAGACGTCGTGCATCATGAAGATTTACAGAGGCCTCTTCAGAGTGAAACCAGGAAAGCAAtaggtaaaaaattgaaagatcTTGGTGTTCATGGTCACACTAGACAAGCAGCAAGAAAACTATTAAGACCTGGTGATACCGGATGtccttttttatataaatcgaGCGTATTACATCAAGCAAAAAAGGAGTTTATTGATAATGAACTAGGTGTGAAACCTCTTGATCGGAAGGATATTTTTGGCGCAATCGATCGTCTTCAAGAAAATCCCATCTACAGAAATTCAATTCAATCAGTAGGGAAATCaccattttatattttttactctaCTCAATCTCAAATACACTGTTATAAAGAGTATAGACGTCTacataaaaaatgttcttCTATTGCCATCGATGCGACGGGCGGactagcaagaaaaatagttaCTGGTCATGACAAAAGTGCATATATATTCCTTTAtcaaattgttataaattttaacaaaaattcattGTCTATATTCCAAATGTTGTCTGAAAAGCAAGATGCTGATTATATTACATTGTGGTTACAAACATGGCTTCGGTTGGTTAAAACCCCGCCACATGAAGCTGTCTCAGATGGAGCTCGTGCTTTATTAAATGCCATGTCGAGAACTTTTAACGATAtgtcgttaaaaaattatattaaaacatGTTTTGAAAATCTTGTTGATCCACAACAAACCACAGATATCAAAACCTACATAAGGTTGGACGTAGCACATTTTGTGCATACTGTAACCGGGTGGAGTTGTTTTAAAGGAATATTACATTggtctgttaaaaatttttatatctattCCGTTTGTCTTTTAATTAACTGCACtgatttaaaaacatttgagCGTATTCTGTTATTAACGTTAATTGTTTCTAATAATGAATATGAAGACAGCATAATTGACAACGATGGTGAAACTATTACTGCTGCAAGTGCAAAATTGGAATTAGAAAATTTGATAGCATCTCGAAAtacggaaaaatttttgtcaaatgtAACTgcggaaattgaaaatttagatttagattctaaaaaaaatatatttccgAACACTCCAGCTGATGGTAAAGACTCTTTATCTATTTCAACCTGGATGACAAAAATACTAAAGACATCAAAAAATGTAATACACCAAGGTGAAAAATTGCACGGGTTTTTTTTACCTACATTAGAAAAACTACTTATAGAAGCAGCTgtgctataaattatggctctttaccgtaagatggacggtggtgtttattactcggtaggtcttattaggtgacggaatggtagttacggacaatgtctcggatagcttaattggtagagcctttggcgcgtaaccaaatgatccgggttcgagtcccggtctgggctgtctgaattattttttcggttaccgaaaaattcctactgagtaaggtccctcctcccccctttatcctttatttccccagttcccaaatttgtctttaatgacaaatttagctataaattatggctaaATTATGGAGTTTCCTTTGTGGAGCAATGTTTGTATACCGCATTCTGATCTACGAGGATCATCAAGCTATATAGAAGAAAACTTTAAAGATTTGAAGATGGCCTTAAAACGTCAGGTGCCTTTGCTAACGGATGTATAcacttttgtaaaattacatcTTGATTATCTGATTGGAGGAGTAAGATTACTGAGATCaaaagtaacaaaatttattgccGACAACCTGCATAATCCTGATAAAAGTCATACAGATATCTTTAATTGCAACTTAAGTGAGATACAAAAAGAAaccaaagaagaaaaaaatggtGCGTTAGACCAGGTAGTTGAGACAGACGCAGTTACTCCTGATATTGATGAAGATCTGACTAATTCAAATGTAAATTTGTGTGgaaacaatattaatattcctACGAATACTAAAAAAAGAGCAGCTGATAGATTAGATTATAATTTGAGTAATATaactgacaaaaaaaataaaaaagatccaCTAGAAAATTGGAAGGGCAAAGCTAAAAATAACAAGTTAAATGACTCTAATTGGGTAAACACCGGAACGTGTGATCTTGGTGATACTTCGTCGGGATCGGAAACAAATTATGATTTCGTTGACAATAATGATGGATTTCCTGTTGATCACACTCTTCCTAGCGGAATAGAGGTAAATTATGATAACGCACataacaatgataaaaaaaatcatgaatcaaataatgataataatattaaaaataacacttCTGATAGCGAGATGTTAAGCGTTGATAACATTTCTGTGATTAATAAGAAAGTATCAGAACACGCTCTTCCTAGCGGAATAGAGGTAAATTATGATAACGTACataacaatgataaaaaaaattatgaatcaaatgatgataataatattaaaaataacacttCTGATAGCGAGATGCTAAGCGTTGATAACATTTCTGTGCTTAATATGAAAGTATCAGATCTACACGACCACAACTACAGTTTTAAAACAAGCACTCCTATAGAtcacaaaaaagaaaatataccGTTGTCAGCTGCTGTTGATCAAGTTGCtagaaaaaacataaattctggtaaatattttaatgagtgtttagaaattaaattatttaataatttagttaatttaccaaaaaattcagaaaaaaaatctgaaaaaaagaaaaaattcttgctaTACAATGGTTTTAAATGTGGCCCTGTACTATATAAAGGATGCAACTGGTTACTTCAAAACACTTGTCCTTTTGACACCGTTGTACACATGCTTTTTGAATGTGCTCTTCAGGACAATAATTTCTTagaatcaagtaaaaattcaaaaaattctgtttttaaatttttgattgagtttaaaaattatggtGCAACTAAGGATATTTATCAAAAGAGATTTGACATTTTATATCCTATCTACAAAAAAACGGAAAAAGTTCAaggacaaattaaaaataaaaattgtgatgCTACACCCATATCACGAACGTTCTTTTGTCAAGATAATATAAGTGCTTTTTGGACTCGACTTTTTGCAGACGAACCGAGTGTATTTGAAAAGAATTATTGCCCGactttaaattgtaaaaataataacatgaaAAACGTAGTTCTTTTCCCTACAGATTACAAAACTCTCAGTCAGCGTGGGTTTGGTTCACTACAAAAAACCTTAGATTTTGATagtgttatttataatatgcACTGTAACTACTGTAATGGGAATAGCAGAATACGCCGACGAAGTCCTAATTTCATGATATATATTGAATTGGATATTAAAACAAGACAACAAAAAGAGGGTCAAGAATGCAAGTTACGAGAGCTTCCAGTTTATTTAACGGTACCGGTCACTAATGAAGATGGTAGTAGCCAGGATCTTCGTTATCGGTTTGTAGATTACTTTGAATATATCtatgtactttttaaatttttaatttatgttagttttttatctaattttagATTGTGCGCAGTAGCAGGATATTCATCTGCTCATTACATCGCTTATTGCAGAAGAGCCTCTGGACGATGGGTATCTTATAATGATCTTATGAAAAAGGCTGAACCAACAGCTGATAGCCATAAAGTGTTACCCCATGGTGCtctttacattaaaaatatacaatgaATTCTTTTCTTTGCAATCTATGATAGTAATATACTATAGACTGATAATTCGTAGGATTTTATAAatgttctatttttttttataacaaatctaatatattttttaattgcatgcttcaaataatgaaaaactaccataaagtaaaaagtaatagcttttgttaataaaaaatttagtagtGCTTCcattattaatcaaaataaatgtttaatacataaaacttcataaaaaattcattaaaccaataaaaatgatttaagtTTTTGTATATTAAGTTCTTTTACTACTTTGTTTATCAAAGAAACCATCAATAGTAATGTTATTCTTAAACaatgttaaaatttactaatattactcatttaaaaataggttaataattaagaatttaaatttatcaggCTTTGTAAACTATTCGTATgtaaactatttattattatttattgatacaaGATGCACAGCCTGCTTTAACAGACTCTATTACATAGTAATTTATTAGCTGGGTTCTACATGATTGCtgaaaatatatcaacagGATACAAATTTCTCTTATTGGAAGGCTTCTGAACCAGTGCCTCCAGCATGCGTCTAGATCAGCGTCATGGTTGCCTTCTGTGAGATTTTGTATCATATAACTCACTTTTTCCGATACGTGACTCGTATGCAAACtaattttcttcataaaaataagaaataaaaaataccaatacaatacaaaacaaatgttaaatattattataatgtgatagaattctaaatttattatttcgttaaatattttataaaatagcaACGTACTTATGTCTATCCtgaattacaaaaataagaaaaaaaaaaaagattaaaatttcacttttaaaggataaaaaaataatattggtaCTGTAACCGATATATTAATACTGACATTaacgataattttttagtcaaaGTTACTAACATTTTGTCAGAATTATCCGTTCTGTATTAAGCATTggtaatttgatttaattcaCATGTTATTTCAACCTCTCCAAAACTTGAAACGATAAAGCGAATTactgaaatgaatttttagtaGTATTAAATGAACACtgttaatatataataagaaaaatatttttgcatatgataattataaacttaCAGATGTCATTATCAATTCAATTAAACCGAGAACACAACCATGATTAAGTACGGTAATATTGGGATTaggaaatagtaaaaatttagcaGCTTTTGCTCATTTTTCAGCGccacaaaaaattgtttctgAAGCTAACTGCATTTTTATATGACCAACTGTTTCATCTGAAGCTTCAGTTCTTACTGAAAGTGTTATGAGGGCAGTTAGAACATTATTAACTCTGAAACATTATCTAAACATTCTGAGCTCAAATATTCACAGTTAAATGATCGCAAATGATTGTTATGATTACTTTAACCACATTCATCCACTGGTCTACATTCTCAGCAGGCATATTTTCTGATGAACTCTCTGGATTTTAAATTGATTCGTCGGTTACTTTCTCAGTCGTTTGTTCTGTTTTTATCCAGATTGTTCTTCTCAACTCTTCGCAGATACCTGGATCTCTTAAACTtcataaatttcttaatttttatcccTTGTCTCTGGATCTTTATTTGtcgatttaataaatttttcaaaaacctacatgatcattaaaaataatttcggtcatcaagaaaatattttcaactaataaaatttttgtgtccACGGCATTACTTCATTAAGCATATGATTTTAAAAGCTAATTTAcggaaaaatgaaaatttactcaaaagttccattagaaattaaaaaatagaattaataaataatgaact
Proteins encoded in this region:
- the LOC123273997 gene encoding hybrid signal transduction histidine kinase M-like; amino-acid sequence: MEFPLWSNVCIPHSDLRGSSSYIEENFKDLKMALKRQVPLLTDVYTFVKLHLDYLIGGVRLLRSKVTKFIADNLHNPDKSHTDIFNCNLSEIQKETKEEKNGALDQVVETDAVTPDIDEDLTNSNVNLCGNNINIPTNTKKRAADRLDYNLSNITDKKNKKDPLENWKGKAKNNKLNDSNWVNTGTCDLGDTSSGSETNYDFVDNNDGFPVDHTLPSGIEVNYDNVHNNDKKNYESNDDNNIKNNTSDSEMLSVDNISVLNMKVSDLHDHNYSFKTSTPIDHKKENIPLSAAVDQVARKNINSGKYFNECLEIKLFNNLVNLPKNSEKKSEKKKKFLLYNGFKCGPVLYKGCNWLLQNTCPFDTVVHMLFECALQDNNFLESSKNSKNSVFKFLIEFKNYGATKDIYQKRFDILYPIYKKTEKVQGQIKNKNCDATPISRTFFCQDNISAFWTRLFADEPSVFEKNYCPTLNCKNNNMKNVVLFPTDYKTLSQRGFGSLQKTLDFDSVIYNMHCNYCNGNSRIRRRSPNFMIYIELDIKTRQQKEGQECKLRELPVYLTVPVTNEDGSSQDLRYRLCAVAGYSSAHYIAYCRRASGRWVSYNDLMKKAEPTADSHKVLPHGALYIKNIQ